The following coding sequences lie in one Stigmatopora argus isolate UIUO_Sarg chromosome 5, RoL_Sarg_1.0, whole genome shotgun sequence genomic window:
- the foxb2 gene encoding forkhead box protein B2 — MPRPGKNSYSDQKPPYSYISLTAMAIQNSQEKMLPLSDIYKFIMERFPYYRDNTQRWQNSLRHNLSFNDCFIKIPRRPDQPGKGSFWALHPDCGDMFENGSFLRRRKRFKVLRAELAACKNSPMLHYFHHLQPGGKPDHQEPSSDRLPPLTHPQPTHFHSYGGVACAQPGAFKHPFAIENIISRDYKGVVPLTSVMHHLGYPLPPQLMTSMWPHVGMLPEALAPSPEYLPFGVHQKSIYQHHPSANGPVLPAVPVPIKPTPALVSHGRGMCPPSSTLSSSHQGDGLEGKGNPLHPALLLS, encoded by the coding sequence ATGCCGCGACCGGGGAAAAACTCCTACAGTGACCAGAAGCCTCCTTATTCGTACATTTCCTTGACCGCCATGGCCATACAGAACTCCCAAGAGAAGATGCTGCCTCTGAGTGACATCTACAAGTTCATCATGGAACGGTTCCCTTACTACCGGGACAACACGCAGCGCTGGCAGAACTCCCTTCGGCACAATTTGTCCTTCAACGACTGCTTCATCAAGATCCCGAGGCGGCCCGACCAGCCGGGCAAAGGCAGCTTCTGGGCCCTGCACCCGGACTGCGGCGACATGTTCGAAAACGGCAGCTTCCTGCGCCGCCGGAAGCGCTTCAAGGTGCTGCGCGCCGAGCTGGCGGCGTGCAAAAACTCGCCCATGTTGCACTACTTCCACCACCTGCAGCCGGGCGGAAAGCCAGACCACCAGGAGCCCTCTAGCGACCGCTTGCCCCCCCTCACGCACCCTCAGCCGACGCACTTCCACAGCTACGGGGGCGTCGCCTGCGCGCAGCCGGGTGCTTTTAAACACCCCTTCGCTATTGAGAACATCATCAGCCGGGACTACAAGGGGGTCGTGCCCCTCACCTCCGTCATGCACCACCTGGGCTACCCGTTGCCCCCACAGCTGATGACCTCCATGTGGCCCCACGTCGGGATGCTACCCGAGGCTCTGGCCCCTTCACCGGAGTACCTACCCTTCGGGGTCCATCAAAAAAGCATCTACCAGCACCACCCCAGTGCCAACGGACCAGTGCTACCAGCTGTGCCGGTGCCGATTAAGCCCACGCCTGCTCTCGTGTCACATGGTCGCGGGATGTGCCCCCCGTCCTCCACCTTGTCTTCATCACATCAAGGTGATGGTCTGGAGGGGAAAGGTAACCCCCTACACCCGGCTCTCCTGCTGTCTTAA